The Deinococcus roseus genome window below encodes:
- a CDS encoding GGDEF domain-containing protein: MQNPETALKFALACTSLQQNSSLQVLHAVAASLPELFPGSRFQLDEQTLLPVGWFSEVEHRGYVSLPPTPLAYTVTLASPPSEAEKLLLACFLQQFEQALLLTAFQEELDRQARRDWLTGLPHRFQLYRQLDAYGRLLSSYHVGLLELTHISSTDQLHRPFMDHLILEVVKILKQHTLHAYRFESERFVFILDQQQKENLLTQLADMPELGVRLSWADTWEGSPENIVEALVSRMQTA, encoded by the coding sequence ATGCAGAACCCCGAGACAGCCCTAAAATTTGCCCTGGCCTGCACGTCCCTCCAGCAAAACAGCAGCTTGCAGGTCTTGCACGCGGTTGCAGCATCCCTGCCTGAGCTTTTTCCGGGCAGTCGGTTCCAGCTGGATGAACAGACCCTGCTTCCGGTGGGCTGGTTCAGTGAGGTGGAACATCGGGGGTATGTCAGCCTTCCTCCCACCCCACTGGCGTACACAGTCACCCTGGCTTCACCTCCATCTGAAGCAGAAAAACTGTTGCTGGCCTGCTTCTTGCAGCAGTTTGAACAGGCGTTGCTGTTGACAGCATTTCAGGAGGAATTGGACCGTCAGGCCAGAAGAGACTGGCTCACCGGTCTTCCCCACCGCTTTCAGCTGTACCGGCAGCTGGATGCTTACGGTCGATTGCTGTCCTCTTATCATGTGGGGTTGCTGGAATTGACCCACATTTCCAGCACGGACCAGTTGCATCGTCCGTTCATGGACCATCTGATTCTGGAAGTGGTCAAAATCCTGAAGCAACACACCCTGCATGCTTACCGTTTTGAATCCGAACGTTTCGTGTTCATTCTGGACCAGCAGCAGAAAGAAAACCTGCTGACCCAGCTTGCAGACATGCCCGAACTGGGTGTTCGTCTGTCCTGGGCAGACACCTGGGAAGGCAGTCCAGAAAACATCGTGGAGGCCCTGGTTTCCCGGATGCAGACCGCTTAA
- a CDS encoding aminotransferase class V-fold PLP-dependent enzyme, whose product MDPAVFALNARIQANLKVLYGAAADAFTALVAGTGSLGMETGFANLIEAGDTVVVATNGSFGDRMVEMCERYGAKVIVVRAPIGEAVRLEEVEKALREHQPKMVSVVHGETSTGVLNPAPEIAHIAQDMGILVTVDAVTTAGMMPYEMEKWGIDYAYTGSQKCLSAPPGVAPVAVSARAMEVVKNRKTPVTLWYSDFLGLQAYWDHKDYHHTVPVQLHYALDAALTAALSEGLEVRAHHAAELSVAVARTLETIGFSHFVKNPRERLPSVLSLRLPEGMNDAQVRGALRQKNISITGGLDATRGLIWRLGLMGEAARVEHYLRFMRTLDEILGHKHLEATLEQNLSAVHA is encoded by the coding sequence ATGGATCCCGCGGTTTTCGCGCTGAACGCGCGCATCCAGGCGAACCTTAAAGTCCTGTACGGAGCGGCGGCGGATGCGTTCACAGCACTGGTGGCGGGCACCGGAAGCCTCGGAATGGAGACTGGATTTGCCAACCTTATCGAAGCCGGAGACACCGTGGTGGTGGCCACCAACGGTTCTTTTGGAGACCGCATGGTCGAGATGTGCGAGCGTTACGGTGCAAAAGTCATCGTGGTGCGTGCCCCCATCGGAGAAGCTGTGCGCCTCGAAGAGGTTGAAAAGGCCCTGAGAGAACACCAGCCCAAAATGGTCAGTGTGGTGCACGGTGAAACCAGCACTGGCGTTCTGAATCCTGCCCCTGAAATTGCCCACATTGCCCAGGACATGGGCATCCTGGTGACTGTAGATGCTGTCACCACTGCAGGCATGATGCCCTACGAAATGGAAAAATGGGGCATCGACTATGCTTACACCGGTTCCCAGAAGTGCCTCTCGGCCCCTCCCGGAGTGGCTCCTGTTGCCGTCAGTGCCCGGGCCATGGAAGTGGTCAAAAACCGCAAAACCCCGGTGACCCTGTGGTACTCCGACTTTCTGGGTCTGCAAGCTTACTGGGACCACAAAGACTACCATCACACCGTTCCCGTGCAACTTCACTACGCTCTGGATGCAGCCCTCACGGCTGCCCTGAGCGAAGGTCTGGAAGTCCGTGCCCACCACGCTGCTGAACTCAGTGTGGCTGTGGCCCGCACCCTGGAAACCATCGGGTTTTCCCACTTTGTGAAAAACCCCCGTGAACGCCTTCCCAGCGTGCTTTCGCTGCGTCTCCCCGAAGGCATGAACGATGCCCAGGTGCGGGGTGCCCTGCGTCAGAAGAACATCAGCATCACCGGAGGCCTGGACGCCACCCGTGGTCTGATCTGGCGTCTGGGCCTGATGGGTGAAGCCGCACGTGTGGAACACTACCTGCGGTTCATGCGCACCCTGGATGAAATTCTGGGCCACAAGCACCTGGAAGCCACACTGGAACAGAACCTCTCTGCTGTGCACGCCTGA
- a CDS encoding S41 family peptidase, protein MLSSVALSAVIAGSVLSPELDKFQKIADMITEKYIYTSHLTPPKTLTLPASLPSHTPLALEQTLIEHSNNWEAVQAYYRNEVLKNPKNLDFALKSLVDWLGDNHSVYLNKFEATALKSRYGDLPCLQYTLDATPTRTTAQVTYEVSQEDSRVGIIRIEDFAGFDRTAGVQEALNALTAQGVKAFVIDLRGNPGGLAVEMMRTAGLFQSGFLWRMRLKGSFPIPLPALGNKPYAQVPLALVIDRNVNSAAEGFSGGLQRVGRAKVFGETSAGNVEAVYPYCFNDGSMMFLASGQLAPFSGKTWEGVGVVPDQPGSTLSDAVKWAAGQLKP, encoded by the coding sequence ATGCTCTCTAGTGTAGCGCTTTCTGCAGTGATCGCGGGCAGTGTGCTCAGCCCAGAATTAGACAAATTCCAGAAAATTGCCGACATGATCACGGAAAAATACATCTACACCTCACATTTAACCCCACCCAAAACCCTGACACTGCCTGCTTCGTTACCGTCCCACACCCCTCTGGCCCTTGAGCAAACCTTGATTGAGCACTCCAACAACTGGGAGGCTGTGCAGGCTTATTACCGCAATGAAGTGCTCAAAAACCCCAAGAATCTGGATTTCGCCCTGAAAAGTCTGGTGGACTGGCTGGGAGACAACCACTCGGTGTACCTGAACAAATTTGAAGCCACGGCTTTAAAAAGCCGGTATGGTGATCTGCCCTGTCTGCAGTACACCCTGGATGCAACACCCACAAGGACCACAGCCCAGGTGACATATGAGGTGTCTCAGGAAGACTCCAGGGTGGGCATCATCCGCATTGAAGATTTTGCCGGGTTTGACCGCACGGCTGGCGTACAGGAGGCCCTGAATGCCCTGACAGCTCAGGGGGTCAAGGCTTTTGTGATTGACCTGAGGGGCAATCCTGGCGGCCTTGCCGTAGAAATGATGCGCACTGCAGGTCTGTTTCAATCGGGTTTTCTGTGGAGGATGCGCCTGAAAGGTTCCTTCCCCATCCCACTGCCTGCACTGGGCAACAAGCCTTATGCCCAGGTTCCTCTGGCCCTGGTCATTGACCGCAACGTCAACAGTGCAGCAGAAGGATTCAGTGGTGGATTGCAACGGGTGGGCCGGGCAAAGGTTTTTGGAGAAACCAGTGCGGGCAATGTAGAAGCTGTTTACCCTTACTGTTTCAACGATGGCAGCATGATGTTTCTGGCTTCTGGACAGCTTGCCCCTTTCAGCGGCAAAACCTGGGAAGGGGTGGGGGTTGTTCCAGACCAGCCCGGAAGCACCCTTTCTGACGCAGTAAAATGGGCTGCTGGACAGCTAAAACCTTAA
- a CDS encoding M24 family metallopeptidase, which translates to MQQPADLLTSHGLDALWVTKPENVRYLSGFSTPKDGLVLLHKEGALLYTDARYTEQAKEECFIPQHIARHSDVIQHARTLLEGKVVGYEADALLVNKLHQLAGLQAKKLVPTEGILEARRLIKTPEEIQLIRQAQQIADEALRQALPSLRAGVREVDLALQMEVYMRSHGAEDRAFDITVASGYRSAMPHGTASEKVIQEGELVTFDWGARYRGYYSDCTRAFPVGEISEELKNLYRHTQKALNLALEAIKPGVMTSDLDQVARGYLEEQGLAEHFVHSLGHGVGLAIHENPHLARFRPDLPQYNVPLQAGMVITIEPGLYVAGVGGVRLEELVLVTETGCEVLSHAPFAEV; encoded by the coding sequence ATGCAACAACCCGCTGACCTGCTGACCTCTCACGGACTGGACGCCCTGTGGGTGACCAAGCCTGAAAATGTCAGGTATCTGAGTGGTTTTTCCACGCCCAAAGACGGCCTGGTGCTGCTGCACAAGGAGGGGGCACTCCTTTACACCGATGCCCGTTACACCGAACAGGCCAAAGAAGAATGCTTCATTCCACAACACATCGCCCGCCACAGTGATGTGATTCAGCATGCCCGCACCCTGCTGGAAGGCAAAGTGGTGGGTTACGAAGCCGATGCCCTGCTGGTCAACAAACTCCATCAACTTGCAGGCCTGCAAGCCAAAAAGCTGGTGCCCACCGAGGGCATTCTGGAGGCCCGCAGGCTCATCAAAACCCCTGAAGAAATCCAGCTCATCCGTCAGGCACAACAGATTGCCGATGAAGCCTTGAGACAGGCGCTGCCCAGCCTGAGAGCGGGTGTTCGGGAAGTGGATCTGGCCCTGCAAATGGAAGTGTACATGCGCTCCCATGGGGCTGAGGACCGGGCTTTTGACATCACAGTGGCCAGCGGTTACCGCAGCGCCATGCCCCACGGCACCGCCAGTGAAAAGGTGATTCAGGAAGGTGAACTGGTGACTTTTGACTGGGGAGCCCGTTACCGGGGTTACTACAGCGATTGCACCCGTGCTTTTCCGGTGGGTGAAATCAGCGAAGAACTGAAGAACCTGTACCGCCACACCCAGAAAGCCCTGAACCTTGCTCTGGAAGCCATCAAACCGGGCGTCATGACCAGTGACCTGGATCAGGTGGCCAGAGGTTATCTGGAAGAGCAGGGACTGGCCGAACATTTCGTGCACTCTCTGGGTCACGGGGTGGGTCTGGCCATCCATGAAAATCCCCATCTGGCCAGATTTCGCCCTGACCTTCCCCAATACAATGTGCCCCTGCAAGCTGGCATGGTGATCACCATCGAGCCTGGATTGTACGTGGCTGGTGTGGGCGGAGTGCGCCTTGAAGAACTTGTGCTGGTCACCGAAACGGGTTGCGAGGTCCTGAGCCACGCCCCCTTCGCGGAGGTGTAA
- a CDS encoding septal ring lytic transglycosylase RlpA family protein encodes MKYLLAVLLLVFPVSGMAQSNWVQTGFAVYYGGLKDRETTLTAAHPSLPFGTWVEVKHQKTGKTIRVKINDRGPFGNKSRIIDLSTAAARALGIISEGVAPVEIRVVQSN; translated from the coding sequence ATGAAGTATTTGCTGGCAGTTCTTCTTCTGGTGTTCCCTGTCTCGGGAATGGCCCAGAGCAACTGGGTGCAAACAGGCTTTGCCGTTTATTATGGTGGCCTCAAAGACAGAGAAACCACCCTGACTGCAGCCCATCCTTCCCTGCCATTTGGCACCTGGGTGGAAGTCAAACACCAGAAAACCGGCAAAACCATCCGGGTCAAGATCAATGACCGGGGTCCTTTTGGCAACAAGAGCCGCATCATTGACCTTTCCACGGCTGCGGCACGGGCACTGGGCATCATTTCCGAGGGTGTTGCTCCCGTGGAAATCCGGGTGGTGCAAAGCAACTGA
- a CDS encoding YbjN domain-containing protein: MSDVALLTLDTIAKYLKEKEVHLDLQENNGQRFIRMGWKFEMGDAAVLVSVSDGPNDTSRLEITCVTQKTYTDRRDEVVTMLNSRNRERAFSRSIDDDGNVWLEYVGFYPTLCEFPQSTFDTLFSGVLMHFQDDYATLEGYVPAAQA; the protein is encoded by the coding sequence ATGTCTGATGTCGCTCTGCTGACACTCGATACCATCGCGAAGTACCTGAAAGAAAAAGAAGTGCACCTGGACCTCCAGGAGAACAACGGTCAGCGCTTCATCCGCATGGGCTGGAAATTTGAAATGGGCGACGCTGCCGTTCTGGTGAGTGTTTCTGACGGCCCCAACGACACCAGCCGTCTGGAAATCACCTGCGTGACCCAGAAAACCTACACCGATCGCCGCGACGAAGTGGTGACCATGCTGAACTCCCGCAACCGTGAACGCGCCTTTTCACGCAGCATCGATGACGATGGCAACGTGTGGCTGGAGTACGTTGGCTTCTACCCCACCCTCTGCGAGTTCCCCCAGAGCACCTTCGACACCCTGTTCAGCGGTGTCCTGATGCACTTCCAGGACGATTACGCCACCCTGGAAGGCTACGTGCCTGCTGCCCAGGCCTGA
- a CDS encoding Cof-type HAD-IIB family hydrolase yields MLKLVCIDVDGTLVGSSGTVTEEVWEATREARSRGQHLVICTGRPAFGKALGYAQKLDPEGWHIFQNGASIYHVQTGETLSASFPEELLPWLEQLGKEKNWVLELYSDTDYAVEDTHRFAREHAELLGLPFDPRPFTALKGTPVRAQWVIPIEQTRECMALMPESVTLSPAGSPIMPDAMFISMTRKGVSKASGIQKIADKLGLTIDQVMMVGDGHNDAEAMKVVGHGVAMANADDEARAAANHHVGHVDEGGLIEALELSWIL; encoded by the coding sequence GTGTTGAAACTGGTATGCATTGATGTCGATGGCACGCTGGTCGGATCCAGCGGAACAGTCACAGAAGAAGTCTGGGAGGCCACCCGAGAGGCCCGCAGCAGGGGGCAGCATCTGGTGATCTGTACCGGACGTCCTGCTTTTGGAAAAGCCCTGGGATACGCCCAGAAGCTTGATCCTGAAGGCTGGCACATTTTCCAGAATGGAGCAAGCATTTACCACGTGCAGACAGGTGAAACCCTCTCTGCTTCCTTTCCAGAAGAACTGCTTCCCTGGCTGGAACAGCTTGGGAAAGAGAAAAACTGGGTTCTGGAGCTTTATTCAGATACCGATTACGCTGTGGAAGACACCCACAGGTTTGCCCGAGAGCATGCAGAATTGCTGGGTTTGCCTTTTGACCCTAGACCTTTCACTGCACTAAAAGGCACACCCGTGCGTGCACAGTGGGTGATTCCCATTGAACAGACCCGGGAGTGCATGGCCCTGATGCCTGAGAGTGTCACCCTCTCTCCTGCTGGAAGCCCCATCATGCCTGATGCCATGTTCATCTCCATGACCCGCAAAGGGGTGTCCAAGGCTTCAGGAATTCAAAAGATTGCAGACAAACTGGGCCTCACCATCGATCAGGTGATGATGGTGGGCGATGGTCACAACGATGCAGAGGCCATGAAAGTGGTCGGGCACGGGGTTGCCATGGCCAACGCCGACGATGAAGCCAGGGCTGCTGCAAACCACCATGTGGGTCATGTGGACGAAGGGGGCCTCATAGAAGCACTCGAGCTTTCCTGGATCCTGTGA
- the lnt gene encoding apolipoprotein N-acyltransferase: MFLIPFVLLALSSLHILWGFLTPLFLAWTLKVLIDSKTRRLAVARMFWGMSLFFAIYLHWLPISFYGQYGVFGAVMFIPLWFIEGAFWALLAAIVFNLSTDRYTRLWLLAFGWVILEWLRHLGMFAFPWGTLGYTLQNTPLIQAADLGGVLLLSLLTTGTAAALASALEGQFLPLGISVALWASGWVYGLTRTAPTGPLQQATLVQGNIDPRLKAQDVNHTLRSIDIYNNLSTGNGVYIWPETAIYDSHLPEAHPAQLITGMSDLTTIHNRVVAREMDVALNQQRITTHDKIRLVPFGEWYPMREQLDAVYRPIEQQLGVYLGSWKVGETAKPLELAGQKFGTYICYESVYGWIARSMALNGATVLVNVSNDAWFGTGAGLWQHYDMGRVRAIETHRYILRAGNTGVTAVIDPLGRTIEKLPLWETKTLQARYQSLTAATIYMLVGDWLVLGFCLFGSLWVLITGSRKARVLL, encoded by the coding sequence GTGTTTCTCATTCCTTTTGTTCTTCTGGCGCTGAGCAGCCTGCACATTTTATGGGGGTTTCTGACCCCACTTTTTTTGGCCTGGACACTGAAAGTCCTGATTGACAGCAAAACCCGCCGTCTGGCGGTGGCCCGGATGTTCTGGGGCATGAGTTTGTTTTTTGCCATTTACCTGCACTGGCTTCCCATCAGCTTTTATGGTCAGTATGGGGTTTTTGGTGCTGTTATGTTCATTCCACTGTGGTTCATCGAGGGGGCATTCTGGGCTTTGCTGGCTGCCATTGTTTTTAATTTGAGCACAGACCGCTACACAAGGTTGTGGTTGCTGGCTTTTGGCTGGGTGATTCTGGAATGGCTCAGGCACCTGGGCATGTTCGCCTTTCCCTGGGGCACCCTGGGCTACACCCTGCAGAACACGCCCCTGATTCAGGCAGCAGACCTGGGAGGGGTGCTCTTGCTCAGCCTGCTCACCACAGGCACTGCAGCAGCACTGGCCAGTGCACTGGAAGGACAGTTTCTTCCGTTGGGGATCTCCGTTGCACTGTGGGCCTCTGGCTGGGTTTATGGCCTGACCCGCACCGCTCCAACAGGTCCTTTGCAGCAGGCCACTCTGGTGCAGGGCAACATCGACCCCAGATTGAAAGCCCAGGATGTCAACCACACCCTGCGTTCCATTGACATCTACAACAACCTCAGCACAGGAAATGGGGTTTACATCTGGCCTGAAACCGCCATTTATGACAGCCACTTGCCAGAGGCCCACCCTGCGCAACTCATCACTGGAATGAGTGACCTCACCACCATCCACAACCGGGTGGTGGCCCGTGAAATGGATGTGGCCCTCAACCAGCAAAGGATCACCACCCACGACAAGATCCGTCTGGTGCCCTTTGGAGAGTGGTATCCCATGAGGGAACAACTGGACGCTGTGTACCGTCCCATCGAGCAACAACTGGGGGTTTACCTGGGAAGCTGGAAGGTTGGAGAGACCGCAAAGCCTCTGGAACTGGCCGGTCAAAAATTTGGCACTTACATCTGCTACGAAAGTGTGTATGGCTGGATTGCCAGAAGCATGGCCCTCAATGGAGCCACCGTGCTGGTCAATGTTTCCAACGATGCCTGGTTTGGAACGGGAGCAGGTTTGTGGCAGCACTACGACATGGGTCGGGTGCGTGCCATTGAAACACATCGTTACATCCTCCGGGCAGGCAACACCGGGGTCACTGCAGTGATTGATCCCCTGGGAAGAACCATCGAAAAGCTTCCCCTCTGGGAAACCAAAACTCTGCAAGCCAGATACCAGTCCCTGACCGCAGCCACCATTTACATGCTGGTCGGGGACTGGCTGGTGCTGGGGTTCTGCCTGTTTGGCAGCCTGTGGGTTTTGATCACAGGATCCAGGAAAGCTCGAGTGCTTCTATGA
- a CDS encoding metallophosphoesterase family protein, translated as MKLAFISDIHANIHALQAAWRVIQDSRVDQVIALGDLVGYGASPAECIEFVRNHNITCGLGSSDLRVSFEGVAKAERRKGISEEVLEWTRGVLSKEDKLYLQSFSPTGRLMTPYGRLRYCHGSPLSPEGRLDISQGTKTLEDMLTSLNCKILVCGGSHIPMVRELRNGGYVIDPGSVGLTLNREPGADVCIMDIGQQEVKIKMHKVVYDFHAAAFDILAWNLPPVLVQVIQTGKFS; from the coding sequence ATGAAACTGGCCTTCATCAGCGACATCCATGCCAACATCCACGCCTTGCAAGCCGCCTGGAGAGTCATCCAGGACTCCCGAGTGGACCAGGTCATCGCTCTAGGTGATCTGGTTGGTTACGGAGCCAGCCCCGCAGAGTGCATCGAGTTTGTGCGCAACCACAACATCACCTGCGGACTGGGCAGCAGCGATCTGAGAGTCAGCTTTGAAGGCGTCGCCAAAGCCGAGCGACGCAAAGGCATTTCCGAGGAGGTCCTGGAATGGACCCGAGGGGTGCTCTCCAAAGAAGACAAACTGTACCTGCAATCCTTCAGCCCCACCGGTAGGCTCATGACCCCCTATGGTCGCTTGCGTTACTGCCACGGCAGTCCTTTAAGTCCAGAAGGACGCCTGGACATCTCCCAGGGCACCAAAACCCTGGAAGACATGCTCACCTCGCTCAACTGCAAGATTCTGGTGTGCGGAGGAAGCCACATCCCCATGGTGCGTGAACTCAGGAATGGCGGCTACGTGATCGATCCTGGATCCGTGGGCCTCACCCTGAATCGTGAACCCGGAGCAGATGTGTGCATCATGGACATTGGTCAGCAGGAAGTCAAAATCAAGATGCACAAAGTGGTGTATGACTTTCACGCTGCGGCCTTCGACATTCTCGCCTGGAACCTGCCCCCGGTGCTGGTTCAAGTGATTCAGACCGGAAAATTCTCTTAA
- a CDS encoding aspartate kinase: MIIMKFGGTLMGSAQAIQHSAGLVAHSIQQGEKVVAVVSAMSGVTDTLIKVANSAENGDIAFANDELALLRNRHLNTANELGAAPDSHTALEIRELLETLRQTVVGVYLLRELSPRSRDLIVSFGERLSAPLMAIALQQLGNHAHNLTGGQAGILTDHHFGNARPMPEAFDRIPARLEGLFGAGITPVVAGFIGETREGAITTLGRGGTDYTATIIGAALKADEVWAWKDVDGVMTTDPRMVPEAQNIQHLSYSEIMELAFFGAKVLHPLAVTPLQEHAIPLRVKSAADPSFAGTLITGKAVRNKPVKAVTAIRQVSIITVGGALVGVPETVAEIFDTLARAQIPVLMISQSSSMANVSLVIQNAYAKKAMAELKSSFAKADLVRDFEFQENVAVVAIVGEGMRGARGIAAKLFSALAEEGINLLMISQGSSELNISLAIEDRDVAKAVQAAHKAFDLEKAD, encoded by the coding sequence ATGATTATCATGAAATTCGGTGGCACGCTGATGGGTTCAGCTCAGGCCATCCAACATTCCGCAGGTCTGGTGGCGCACTCCATCCAGCAAGGTGAAAAAGTGGTGGCTGTGGTTTCCGCCATGTCCGGTGTGACCGACACCCTGATCAAAGTCGCCAACAGCGCTGAAAACGGCGACATTGCCTTTGCCAACGATGAACTGGCCCTTCTGCGAAACCGCCACCTCAACACCGCAAATGAACTGGGGGCGGCCCCGGACAGCCACACCGCGCTGGAAATCCGCGAACTGCTGGAAACCCTGCGCCAGACTGTGGTGGGTGTTTACCTGCTGCGTGAACTCAGCCCCAGAAGCCGCGATTTGATCGTGTCCTTCGGAGAGCGCCTGTCTGCTCCCCTGATGGCGATTGCACTGCAACAGCTCGGAAACCACGCCCACAACCTCACTGGAGGTCAGGCGGGCATCCTCACCGACCATCACTTCGGCAATGCCCGCCCCATGCCCGAAGCTTTTGACCGCATTCCTGCCCGTCTGGAAGGTCTTTTTGGCGCTGGCATCACCCCTGTGGTTGCTGGTTTCATCGGAGAAACCAGAGAGGGTGCCATCACCACCCTGGGACGCGGGGGCACCGATTACACTGCCACCATCATTGGCGCGGCCCTCAAGGCAGATGAAGTGTGGGCCTGGAAGGATGTGGATGGGGTCATGACCACCGACCCCCGCATGGTTCCCGAAGCCCAGAACATCCAGCACCTCTCTTACTCTGAGATCATGGAACTGGCTTTCTTCGGAGCCAAGGTGTTGCACCCCCTGGCCGTGACCCCTCTGCAAGAACATGCCATTCCCCTGCGTGTAAAAAGTGCAGCAGATCCTTCCTTTGCAGGCACCCTGATCACTGGCAAAGCCGTGCGCAACAAGCCTGTGAAAGCCGTGACGGCCATCCGTCAGGTGTCCATCATCACCGTGGGCGGTGCACTGGTGGGCGTTCCCGAAACCGTTGCCGAAATCTTTGACACGCTGGCCCGTGCCCAGATCCCGGTCCTGATGATCTCCCAGAGCTCCAGCATGGCCAACGTGTCCCTGGTGATCCAGAACGCTTATGCCAAAAAAGCCATGGCAGAACTGAAATCCTCTTTTGCCAAGGCCGATCTGGTGCGCGATTTTGAATTCCAGGAGAACGTTGCAGTGGTTGCCATTGTGGGGGAAGGCATGCGCGGTGCCCGTGGCATTGCGGCCAAACTGTTCTCTGCTCTGGCAGAAGAAGGCATCAACCTGCTGATGATCTCCCAGGGTTCTTCAGAGTTGAACATCTCCCTCGCCATCGAGGACCGGGATGTGGCCAAAGCTGTGCAGGCGGCCCACAAAGCCTTTGATCTGGAAAAAGCCGACTGA
- the pdxT gene encoding pyridoxal 5'-phosphate synthase glutaminase subunit PdxT, translating to MKIGVLALQGAFREHRQMLEKLGVEVTEVRLPQHLAGLDGLVIPGGESTTMGKLMMDYDLKDPIQQFYQDGGAIFGTCAGAIMLATEIEGQPKHIQGKQPSLELMDITVARNAFGRQVDSFKEPLNIQGLDSTFDAVFIRAPGITHVGKDVEVLCEHQGQVVLARSGRLMAASFHPELTKDARVHELFLKTCVKA from the coding sequence ATGAAAATTGGCGTTCTGGCCCTGCAAGGGGCTTTTCGTGAACACAGGCAGATGCTGGAGAAATTAGGTGTGGAGGTCACAGAGGTGCGCCTCCCGCAGCATCTGGCAGGCCTGGACGGGCTGGTGATCCCCGGAGGGGAATCCACCACCATGGGCAAGCTCATGATGGATTACGACCTGAAAGACCCCATCCAGCAGTTTTATCAGGATGGAGGAGCCATCTTTGGAACCTGTGCAGGAGCCATCATGCTGGCCACAGAGATTGAAGGGCAACCGAAGCACATTCAGGGCAAACAGCCTTCGCTGGAACTGATGGACATCACGGTGGCCCGCAATGCCTTCGGACGTCAGGTGGATTCCTTCAAAGAACCCCTGAACATCCAGGGGCTGGACAGCACTTTCGATGCGGTGTTCATTCGTGCTCCAGGGATCACCCATGTGGGGAAAGACGTGGAAGTGCTCTGTGAGCACCAGGGTCAGGTGGTGCTGGCCCGCTCTGGTCGCCTGATGGCTGCCAGTTTTCACCCCGAACTGACAAAAGATGCCCGGGTGCACGAGCTGTTCCTGAAAACTTGCGTAAAAGCGTAA
- the pdxS gene encoding pyridoxal 5'-phosphate synthase lyase subunit PdxS, whose translation MEKGTLPIKTGFAEMFKGGVIMDVVTPEQAIIAEQAGATAVMALERVPADIRADGGVARMSDPKMIKGIIEAVSIPVMAKVRIGHFVEAQILQALGVDFIDESEVLTPADESFHIFKHGFTVPFVCGAKNLGEALRRIGEGAAMIRTKGEAGTGNVVEAVRHARTVLGEIRAIQTRPVEELMTVARDLQAPYELVRYIHEHGKLPVVNFAAGGVATPADAALMMQLGLEGVFVGSGIFKSDNPEKRARAIVKAVTHYNNPDILAEVSEDLGAPMTGIGIDEIIEADRMAKRGW comes from the coding sequence ATGGAAAAAGGCACCTTACCCATCAAAACCGGTTTCGCAGAAATGTTCAAAGGCGGTGTGATCATGGATGTGGTCACCCCCGAGCAGGCCATCATTGCTGAACAGGCCGGAGCCACTGCCGTCATGGCCCTGGAACGCGTTCCTGCAGACATTCGTGCAGACGGGGGCGTTGCCCGCATGAGCGACCCCAAGATGATCAAGGGCATCATCGAAGCGGTTTCCATTCCTGTGATGGCCAAAGTGCGCATCGGGCACTTTGTGGAAGCCCAGATCCTGCAAGCCCTGGGTGTGGATTTCATCGACGAATCCGAAGTGCTGACCCCTGCAGACGAATCCTTCCACATCTTCAAGCACGGCTTCACCGTGCCTTTTGTGTGCGGAGCCAAAAACCTGGGCGAGGCCCTGCGCCGCATCGGTGAAGGTGCTGCCATGATCCGCACCAAAGGCGAAGCAGGCACCGGCAACGTGGTGGAAGCAGTGCGCCACGCCCGCACCGTGCTGGGAGAAATCCGCGCCATCCAGACCAGACCCGTGGAAGAACTGATGACCGTGGCCCGTGACCTGCAGGCCCCCTATGAACTGGTTCGCTACATCCACGAGCACGGCAAACTCCCCGTGGTGAACTTTGCTGCTGGTGGTGTGGCCACCCCTGCAGACGCTGCCCTGATGATGCAACTGGGCCTGGAGGGTGTGTTTGTGGGCTCCGGCATCTTCAAGTCCGACAACCCCGAAAAACGCGCCCGTGCCATTGTGAAGGCCGTGACCCACTACAACAACCCAGACATCCTGGCCGAAGTCTCCGAAGACCTCGGGGCACCCATGACTGGCATCGGCATTGATGAAATCATCGAAGCCGACAGGATGGCAAAGCGGGGCTGGTAA